AACCGAGGATGTAAAGTTGGGTAAAGCAGTTCAGATAGCATTAAATGAAGTTGTAGGTGCATATGCTATTGCTGTTTTTGATATTAAGAAACCAGACGAGATTGTTGTTGCAAAACTTGGTAGTCCATTAGCCATTGGTGTTGGTGAGGACGAGTTTTTCATAGCTTCGGATGCTTCTCCTTTTATAGAGTTTACTAATAATGCGGTTTATCTTCAAGATGAGGAAATGGCCATTGTTCGATTAGGAAAGGAAATCAAACTTCGTAAAATAAAGAATGATGCAGTAGCGTACCCTAATATCCTTGAACTCAAAATGAATATAGAGGAGATAGAAAAAGGGGGTTATGATCACTTTATGCTTAAGGAAATATATGAGCAACCAAGAGCAATTTTGGATACCTATAGAGGTAGATTAAGAGCTGCGCAAGGGCTAATAAAAATGGCCGGTATTGATGAGAACATAGAAAAGTTCATGAATGCCAATCGTATAATTATTGTAGCCTGTGGTACATCTTGGCATGCAGGCTTGGTTGCCGAATATATATTTGAGGACTTGGCAAGGATACCTGTAGAGGTGGAATATGCATCTGAATTTAGATATAGAAATCCGGTTATAACAGATAAAGATGTTCTTATAGCCATTTCGCAATCGGGTGAAACGGCAGATACGTTGGCTGCTATAAAATTGGCGAAGGAGAAAGGAGCATATGTGTTTGGCGTGTGTAATGTGGTTGGGTCTTCCATTGCGCGTGAAACGGATTCTGGTGCTTATACCCATGCAGGTCCGGAAATAGGAGTGGCATCAACTAAGGCTTTTACTACTCAAATTACCGTACTTACTTTGGTAGCTTTAAAGTTAGCAAAAGAAAAAGGTGTTTTCTCCCAGTCTAGATTTCATGAATTTTTGACTGAACTAGAAACTATTCCAGCAAAAGTAGAAAAGGTTTTAGAAAGTAATGCGCTTATCGAAATCATCGCGGATGTATATAAAGATTCTACAAATTGTTTGTATTTAGGTAGGGGATATAACTTCCCTGTTGCTTTAGAGGGTGCTTTAAAACTCAAAGAGATTAGTTATATTCATGCTGAGGGATATCCTGCAGCTGAAATGAAGCACGGACCAATTGCATTAATAGATGATCAAATGCCTGTTTTTGTTATAGCAACAAAGAAAGGCCACTATGAAAAAGTGGTAAGTAATATCCAAGAGATTAAATCTAGAAAAGGAAAGATTATAGCTATTGTAACTGAAGGAGATACGCAGGTTACAGAGTTAGCAGATCACGTGGTGGAAGTTCCTGAAACATTGGAAAGTCTTACGCCGTTGTTAACAACCATTCCGTTGCAATTGTTGTCATACCATATAGCGGTTATGAGAGGTTGTAACGTGGATCAGCCTAGAAACTTGGCAAAATCAGTAACCGTGGAATAGACAGTTGCTGCTAATAAGGATTGCTTCTACAGGCCCTGACGTAAGTCGGGGCTTGTTGGTTTTAGTGAATATGTAATTTGAAGTGTATTTTTTTACGAAAAAAGTACTATGCACGCATAATTTTTTCCATTTTATGATTCTCGGTCGAAAAAAAAATGTAACTTCGAGTTACTAACATTTTTAACTTAAACTTAACATGAGAGCAATACTATTTTTGGCCTTGCTGTTGGCGTCTAGCTTTGGATTTTCGCAAACAACGGTAAACGGGAAAGTGGTAGATCAGAACAGTCAGCCTGTACCAGGGGCCAATATCGTTATCGAAGGAAAAGCGATTGGCACCACAACGGATTTTGACGGTAATTTCAATTTACAAACGTCTGAAGTACCCCCTTTTCAGTTAAGAATTACCAGCATCGGATATTCCGATACTACAGAGGAAGTCACCTCTAACAACCAAACCCTGACCATTGTAATAGATGAGTCCCAAACATTTTTGGATGAAGTAGTTATATCGGCTTCTAGAACACCCGAGCGTATTTTTGAATCGCCTGTAACAGTAGAGAGAATAGGTGTTTCTGAAATAAAGAATACTACGGCCGCCGATTTTTATGGCGGACTAGAAAATTTGAAAGGGGTTGATGTAAATACCAACAGTTTAACGTTCAAATCAATAAACACAAGAGGTTTTGCGTCTTTTGCAAATACCCGCTTTATGCAACTTGTTGATGGTATGGACAACTCAACTCCAGCATTAAATTTCCCTATTGGAAACTTGGTAGGTTTAGTTGAGCCAGATGTATTAAGTGTTGAACTATTGCCAGGAGCATCATCTGCACTTTACGGGGCGAATGCCTTTAATGGTATTTTGTTTATGCGAAGTAAAAATCCGTTTGATTATGAAGGTATAAGTGTGTCGGTCAAACGGGGAATAACTTCTCAAAAAGCTGCTGGTGATAATTCGTATACAGATTTTGGTATCAGGGCTGCATATAAATTCAGTGATAAATTTGCGGGTAAAGTTAATTTCGGATACCTAAAGGGAACTGACTGGGCAGCAAACAACCAAGATGATAGAAATACACCTGGTGGAACAAGAGCTAATTTAAACTACGATGGAATTAATGTTTATGGAGATGAAGTTTCTACAAATATTAAGGAGGTTGCTCTTACTTTGGAAGGTTTAGGCGTTTTGCCTGCCGGTGCCAATGCTCTCGTTCCTTCAGAGATAGTGAGTAGAACAGGTTATGATGAAGGCGATCTTACCCAGTATAATGCGGAAAGTATAAAAGCGGATTGGGGTCTGTATTATAGACCAATTGAAGGTAAGAGCTTGGAGATTTCTTACGTGGGTAAAGTAGGTACAGGTACTACAATTTATCAAGGAACCAATAGATATAATATTGATGGGTTTTTCCAAGAACAACACAAATTGGAAATTAAGAATGACAACTTTTTTGTAAGAGGTTATGTAGTAGCTGATAAAGCAGGTGATTCTTATGATATGGTTTTTACTGGAATCAACATCAACAGGTCTTGGAAAGATGATAATACTTGGTTCGGCGAATATACAGGTGCTTATGTTCAGGCTACTTTGGCAGGAGCCACAGATGTTCAGGCACATGCTGCAGCTAGGGCGCAAGCGGAGTCAGGAAGGTATTTGCCAGGAACATCAGAATTTGAAGCGGCCTTTAATAAAGTAATTAAAGATCCTGATTTGAGCAAAGGGTCTCAGTTTTACGATCAATCTAAATATTATCATGCGGATGGGAATTATAATTTTTCTCATTTAATAGATTGGGCCGAAATTCAAGTAGGAGGTTCTTTCAGAGAGTATAGTTTAAATTCTTTAGGTACGATTTATACGGATACAGATGGGCCAATTGACTATTCTGAATTTGGGATTTATTCACAGGTTCAAAAGACGTTACCTTTTGAAGGGGATAAGAGTTTAAAATTAACAGGATCTATTCGTTATGACAAATCCGAATTTTTTGACGGCTTCTTTTCTCCTAGAATATCTGCGGGTTATACTTTGAATCGGGACCATAACATTAGGGCTTCGGCACAGACAGGTTTCAGAAACCCTACTACTCAGGATCTTTTTATCGGTTTGGATGCTGGTAGAGCAATTTTGGTGGGTTCTGCACCAGATAATTTAGAACAGTATTCAAGAGATTATGATGTAAGTGCTACAGGTCAAGCTGTATTCGAACAGCCAGCTACTGTAACTCAAACAGGTGCTGTAGCGTATAATAATTCATACTCTGCAGCTTCTGTAGCTACATTGGGTGTTACTGGAAACTCTGAGGACCTTGAAATAGCCAATCCGGATTTAGTTAAGCCAGAAAAAGTAACTTCTTTTGAAATAGGCTATAGAGGTAAGGTTGATAAGCTTGTTATTGATTTTAGCACCTACTACAATAGCTATAAAGATTTCATTTCCCAAGAAGTAGTGGTAGCGCCATATTATGGAGAAGTTGGAGATGGTTCACTTTCTGTAGCGGCAATAGCGAACGGAGATTTTCAGGCTTATAGCACATATACCAATACGGATGCTAACGTTAATTCCTACGGAGCTTCCTTAGGGCTTAATATGAAGGTGTTTGGAAACTTTAACTTAGGAGGTAGTTATACATTTACAAAATTAGATTTTGATCGTGATGCGAATCCAGATGTTATGTTAAATTTCAACACTCCGGAACACAAGTTCAAAGCATCTTTTGGAAATGAGCAGTTATTTGAAAATTTTGGATTTAACGTATCATACAGATTCAGTGATGATTATTACTGGGAAGCTACTTTTGGAAATGGCGTTATTCCAGAATTTCATGTAGTTGATGCGCAAATCAATTATGAAGTTCCAAGTATTAAATCTTCCTTTAAACTGGGAGGAACAAACCTTACGGGTAAAGAATACTACACTG
This genomic interval from Zobellia roscoffensis contains the following:
- the glmS gene encoding glutamine--fructose-6-phosphate transaminase (isomerizing) gives rise to the protein MCGIVGYIGHRDAYPIIVKGLQRLEYRGYDSAGVAVYDGEKINLAKTKGKVEDLKKKAESSISLEGNLGIGHTRWATHGVPNDTNSHPHYSNSGDLVIIHNGIIENYESIKKELVKRGYTFESDTDTEVLINLIEEVQKTEDVKLGKAVQIALNEVVGAYAIAVFDIKKPDEIVVAKLGSPLAIGVGEDEFFIASDASPFIEFTNNAVYLQDEEMAIVRLGKEIKLRKIKNDAVAYPNILELKMNIEEIEKGGYDHFMLKEIYEQPRAILDTYRGRLRAAQGLIKMAGIDENIEKFMNANRIIIVACGTSWHAGLVAEYIFEDLARIPVEVEYASEFRYRNPVITDKDVLIAISQSGETADTLAAIKLAKEKGAYVFGVCNVVGSSIARETDSGAYTHAGPEIGVASTKAFTTQITVLTLVALKLAKEKGVFSQSRFHEFLTELETIPAKVEKVLESNALIEIIADVYKDSTNCLYLGRGYNFPVALEGALKLKEISYIHAEGYPAAEMKHGPIALIDDQMPVFVIATKKGHYEKVVSNIQEIKSRKGKIIAIVTEGDTQVTELADHVVEVPETLESLTPLLTTIPLQLLSYHIAVMRGCNVDQPRNLAKSVTVE
- a CDS encoding TonB-dependent receptor, which codes for MRAILFLALLLASSFGFSQTTVNGKVVDQNSQPVPGANIVIEGKAIGTTTDFDGNFNLQTSEVPPFQLRITSIGYSDTTEEVTSNNQTLTIVIDESQTFLDEVVISASRTPERIFESPVTVERIGVSEIKNTTAADFYGGLENLKGVDVNTNSLTFKSINTRGFASFANTRFMQLVDGMDNSTPALNFPIGNLVGLVEPDVLSVELLPGASSALYGANAFNGILFMRSKNPFDYEGISVSVKRGITSQKAAGDNSYTDFGIRAAYKFSDKFAGKVNFGYLKGTDWAANNQDDRNTPGGTRANLNYDGINVYGDEVSTNIKEVALTLEGLGVLPAGANALVPSEIVSRTGYDEGDLTQYNAESIKADWGLYYRPIEGKSLEISYVGKVGTGTTIYQGTNRYNIDGFFQEQHKLEIKNDNFFVRGYVVADKAGDSYDMVFTGININRSWKDDNTWFGEYTGAYVQATLAGATDVQAHAAARAQAESGRYLPGTSEFEAAFNKVIKDPDLSKGSQFYDQSKYYHADGNYNFSHLIDWAEIQVGGSFREYSLNSLGTIYTDTDGPIDYSEFGIYSQVQKTLPFEGDKSLKLTGSIRYDKSEFFDGFFSPRISAGYTLNRDHNIRASAQTGFRNPTTQDLFIGLDAGRAILVGSAPDNLEQYSRDYDVSATGQAVFEQPATVTQTGAVAYNNSYSAASVATLGVTGNSEDLEIANPDLVKPEKVTSFEIGYRGKVDKLVIDFSTYYNSYKDFISQEVVVAPYYGEVGDGSLSVAAIANGDFQAYSTYTNTDANVNSYGASLGLNMKVFGNFNLGGSYTFTKLDFDRDANPDVMLNFNTPEHKFKASFGNEQLFENFGFNVSYRFSDDYYWEATFGNGVIPEFHVVDAQINYEVPSIKSSFKLGGTNLTGKEYYTAFGTGNIGSMYYLSWTINN